The Tenebrio molitor chromosome 5, icTenMoli1.1, whole genome shotgun sequence genome has a segment encoding these proteins:
- the LOC138131562 gene encoding uncharacterized protein isoform X1 yields MKSNYFNVQIITLFMLSLIPWPGPTVFKISCPRDNARIVRKIIQSKWIPILEKYKVTLPIECPFHPTRDIFGPQQAAKQQHRPSQWTCGLCGKSFFEEKYLDMHFDNRHKGYINMAEDAVCLADYCDIMRCDVLITQDPKTVYPDTVNTDIEIWREASSYTKALTTSGPREVAKYTFKDGVYPHLQKTSKTSTKPSKHCQKNEAPEAPNTNEERHSTGDEDKLQNSSNNMCQNDLVDSALPAPDNRQQRIAELQKLKANCKPEELQKIKTKCEILVRDCIGSLLIQLSLKDFKEVEDELNRGVCWYLTCDRYWEDTQSDIRSFPWGLLCMIIMVLSLGICMCYYIIWVLFDTDDVSIASASMTDRSTPSPAHVHRQEPQQSADGHQIYTEDYYLAPDKDNEYIYVTYPPDLKRRLLESCYNRTTRL; encoded by the exons ATGAAGTCCAATTATTTCAACGTGCAG ataattacttTATTTATGCTATCGTTAATCCCATGGCCGGGACCTACCGTTTTCAAGATATCCTGTCCAAGAGATAATGCGAGGATtgtgagaaaaataatacaaagtAAATGGATTCCGATTTTGGAAAAGTACAAAGTCACTTTGCCTATAGAGTGTCCATTCCATCCGACTCGCGATATTTTTGGACCTCAGCAAGCAGCTAAACAGCAACATAGGCCCTCGCAATGGACATGTGGTCTTTGTGGCAAATCTTTTTTTGAAGAGAAATATTTGGACATGCATTTTGACAATCGTCATAAAGGATATATTAATATG GCCGAAGATGCCGTGTGCCTTGCGGACTACTGCGACATTATGAGATGTGACGTTTTAATAACGCAAGATCCCAAAACTGTGTATCCCGATACCGTTAATACAGATATAGAAATCTGGCGTGAAGCTTCGTCCTATACCAAAGCCCTGACCACGTCCGGTCCAAGAGAAGTTGCTAAATACACTTTTAAAGATGGAGTTTATCCTCATCTGCAGAAAACATCTAAAACTTCAACGAAACCGTCGAAACATTGCCAGAAAAATGAAGCACCAGAAGCGCCTAACACCAATG AAGAGCGCCATTCAACTGGCGATGAAGACAAGTTGCAAAATAGTTCTAACAATATGTGCCAGAACGATCTTGTGGATTCCGCGCTACCTGCACCAGACAACCGTCAGCAGAGAATTGCGGAACTCCAGAAACTTAAAGCCAATTGCAAGCCTGAAGAACTACAGAAGATTAAAACGAAATGTGAGATTTTAGTTCGGGACTGTATTGGTAGTTTATTAATTCAGCTTTCGTTGAAAGATTTTAAAGAAGTCGAAG ACGAATTAAACAGAGGCGTCTGTTGGTATCTGACATGTGATAGGTACTGGGAAGATACGCAAAGCGACATACGCAGTTTCCCTTGGGGTTTGCTCTGTATGATCATAATGGTTCTGTCTCTTGGAATCTGCATGTGTTACTACATTATTTGGGTACTTTTCGA tacCGATGACGTCAGCATTGCCAGTGCTAGCATGACTGATAGATCGACGCCGTCCCCGGCGCATGTTCACAGGCAGGAGCCGCAACAATCCGCGGATGGTCATCAGATTTACACCGAAGACTATTATCTCGCTCCAGATAAAGATAACGAATACATATACGTAACCTATCCACCTGACTTGAAACGAAGGCTTTTAGAGAG CTGCTACAATCGAACTACCCGCTTGTGA
- the LOC138131565 gene encoding uncharacterized protein produces the protein MNPNAFDNFALNDNKYEIQIENYQLQQKESGSLESDEHSMEDEEYLAYNESKLPIIEPHICTWDYMTKSEVKTLLEIKRKSRRRKFIEEKFSKKPKGLPRILFRELIYTVTKFCKRSNFNLEQTGAVLSQFYLTHVFFTNSLNVGAEKLYEYFKELQLCHSLPFPPQSIKLFNLEEIKNIMIYFCKLYLRNLPIIRFTSLPNFTLRANYELEPEILLGKKKKGKKGKKGKKGKKKGKKKGKKGKGKKKKK, from the exons ATGAACCCAAACGCTTTTGacaattttgctttaaatgacaataaatacgaaatacaaattgaaaattaccaACTCCAGCAAAAGGAAAGCGGCAGTTTAGAGAGTGATGAACATAGTATGGAAGATGAAGAATATTTGGCTTACAACGAATCCAAATTACCAATCATTGAACCACATATTTGCACGTGGGATTATATGACAAAGTCCGAAGTGAAAACACTTCTGGAAATAAAGAGGAAAAGTCGGAGGCGAAAATTTATAG AAGAAAAATTCAGCAAAAAACCAAAAGGGTTACCCAGAATTCTATTTAGAGAGCTGATATACACGGTCAcgaaattttgtaaaagatcaaattttaatttggagcAAACGGGCGCAGTGTTGTCACAGTTTTATTTGACTCATGtgtttttcacaaattcattGAATGTTGGCGCCGAAAAACTGtatgaatattttaaagaattgcAGCTTTGTCATTCTCTTCCA TTTCCGCCGCAAAGCATCAAATTATTCAACTTGGAAGAAATCAAGAACATCATGATATATTTCTGTAAATTGTACTTACGCAACTTACCAATCATTCGCTTTACCAGCCTGCCTAACTTTACTTTACGCGCAAATTACGAACTTGAACCTGAAATACTTTtaggaaaaaagaaaaaaggcaAAAAAGGTAAGAAGGGTAAAAAAGGTAAGAAGAAAGGCAAAAAGAAGGGTAAAAAGGgaaaaggtaaaaaaaagaagaaatag
- the Tpr2 gene encoding dnaJ homolog subfamily C member 7, with product MADFGEDVIMENDDILIPKNPAELAELKKENGNQLYKVKQYRSALNLYSEAIELCPNTASYYANRSACFMMLNNFQEALEDARKCIHFDPTFTKAYVRILKCAIALGDLTTGENAIKQINDLDRNANINNEMRSVEKLKQFEQEAAKANRKKDFRKVVYCMDRCLDEAPTCTRYKITKAEYLAFLGRYQEAQEIANNALHLDKTNADAIYVRGMCLYYEDNLDSAFNHFQQVLRLAPDHKKAMDVYKKAKELKKTKENGNEAYKTCRFQEAFALYTEALAVDPLNKKANAKLYFNRATVQHRLAKTKEAVEDCTAALELDDTYLKALLRRASCYMDLGEYEDAVKDYEKVCKLNKSREHRKLLQDAKFALKKSKRKDYYKILGVERNASESEIKKAYRKKALMLHPDRHANATDAVKKDQEKKFKELGEAYGILSDPKKKARYDSGQDMDDFEGGMSDIDPTQVFQTFFSQAHNCNDFNLGGGFPGGFAFQFS from the exons ATGGCAGATTTTGGCGAAGATGTTATTATGGAAAACGACGATATCctaattccaaaaaatccaGCTGA ATTGgcagagttaaaaaaagaaaatggcaaCCAATTATACAAAGTTAAACAATATCGGTCCGCCCTCAATCTTTATTCAGAAGCCATCGAATTATGTCCAAACACAGCCTCCTATTATGCAAACCGTTCCGCATGTTTCATGATGCTGAACAACTTCCAGGAAGCCTTGGAGGATGCTCGCAAATGTATCCACTTTGATCCAACTTTCACCAAAGCATACGTTCGGATATTGAAATGCGCCATAGCCCTCGGTGATCTGACAACGGGGGAGAATGCCATCAAACAAATAAACGATCTTGACCGAAACGCAAATATTAACAATGAAATGCGATCCGTCGAGAAACTTAAACAGTTTGAACAAGAAGCCGCCAAAGCAAACCGCAAGAAGGATTTCAGGAAGGTCGTGTATTGCATGGACAGATGCCTCGATGAAGCTCCAACTTGCACCCGTTACAAGATCACGAAAGCCGAATATTTGGCGTTTTTGGGACGCTATCAGGAGGCACAAGAAATAGCCAACAACGCCTTACATTTGGATAAAACCAACGCAGACGCCATCTACGTCCGAGGAATGTGTTTGTATTACGAAGATAATTTAGACAGCGCTTTCAACCATTTTCAGCAAGTTTTACGGCTCGCGCCCGATCACAAGAAGGCCATGGATGTATACAAGAAAGCCAAAGaactaaaaaaaacaaaagaaaatggcaATGAAGCGTACAAAACCTGCCGTTTCCAAGAAGCGTTCGCTTTGTACACAGAAGCCTTAGCGGTAGATCCTCTCAACAAAAAGGCAAACGCCAAATTATATTTCAATCGTGCCACGGTCCAGCACAGGCTTGCCAAAACTAAAGAGGCGGTAGAAGATTGTACAGCAGCTTTAGAACTCGACGACACCTACCTCAAAGCTCTCCTGAGAAGGGCGAGTTGCTACATGGATTTGGGTGAATATGAGGATGCAGTGAAAGATTATGAAAAGGTGTGCAAACTTAACAAGAGCCGAGAACATCGTAAATTACTTCAGGACGCCAAATTCGCCCTGAAAAAATCGAAACGTAAAGATTACTACAAGATATTGGGTGTGGAGAGAAATGCGTCAGAAAGTGAAATAAAGAAAGCGTACAGAAAAAAAGCGTTAATGCTGCATCCTGATAGACATGCAAACGCGACCGATGCCGTTAAGAAGGACCAAGAAAAGAAATTTAAGGAGTTAGGAGAGGCTTACGGAATTTTATCAGATCCCAAAAAGAAAGCGAGGTACGATAGTGGGCAAGATATGGACGATTTTGAAGGTGGAATGTCAG ATATTGATCCAACTCAAGTGTTCCAAACGTTCTTTAGTCAAGCGCATAATTGTAACGATTTCAACTTGGGCGGAGGTTTCCCTGGAGGATTCGCCTTCCAGTTTAGTTAG
- the LOC138131562 gene encoding uncharacterized protein isoform X2 — translation MKSNYFNVQIITLFMLSLIPWPGPTVFKISCPRDNARIVRKIIQSKWIPILEKYKVTLPIECPFHPTRDIFGPQQAAKQQHRPSQWTCGLCGKSFFEEKYLDMHFDNRHKGYINMAEDAVCLADYCDIMRCDVLITQDPKTVYPDTVNTDIEIWREASSYTKALTTSGPREVAKYTFKDGVYPHLQKTSKTSTKPSKHCQKNEAPEAPNTNERHSTGDEDKLQNSSNNMCQNDLVDSALPAPDNRQQRIAELQKLKANCKPEELQKIKTKCEILVRDCIGSLLIQLSLKDFKEVEDELNRGVCWYLTCDRYWEDTQSDIRSFPWGLLCMIIMVLSLGICMCYYIIWVLFDTDDVSIASASMTDRSTPSPAHVHRQEPQQSADGHQIYTEDYYLAPDKDNEYIYVTYPPDLKRRLLESCYNRTTRL, via the exons ATGAAGTCCAATTATTTCAACGTGCAG ataattacttTATTTATGCTATCGTTAATCCCATGGCCGGGACCTACCGTTTTCAAGATATCCTGTCCAAGAGATAATGCGAGGATtgtgagaaaaataatacaaagtAAATGGATTCCGATTTTGGAAAAGTACAAAGTCACTTTGCCTATAGAGTGTCCATTCCATCCGACTCGCGATATTTTTGGACCTCAGCAAGCAGCTAAACAGCAACATAGGCCCTCGCAATGGACATGTGGTCTTTGTGGCAAATCTTTTTTTGAAGAGAAATATTTGGACATGCATTTTGACAATCGTCATAAAGGATATATTAATATG GCCGAAGATGCCGTGTGCCTTGCGGACTACTGCGACATTATGAGATGTGACGTTTTAATAACGCAAGATCCCAAAACTGTGTATCCCGATACCGTTAATACAGATATAGAAATCTGGCGTGAAGCTTCGTCCTATACCAAAGCCCTGACCACGTCCGGTCCAAGAGAAGTTGCTAAATACACTTTTAAAGATGGAGTTTATCCTCATCTGCAGAAAACATCTAAAACTTCAACGAAACCGTCGAAACATTGCCAGAAAAATGAAGCACCAGAAGCGCCTAACACCAATG AGCGCCATTCAACTGGCGATGAAGACAAGTTGCAAAATAGTTCTAACAATATGTGCCAGAACGATCTTGTGGATTCCGCGCTACCTGCACCAGACAACCGTCAGCAGAGAATTGCGGAACTCCAGAAACTTAAAGCCAATTGCAAGCCTGAAGAACTACAGAAGATTAAAACGAAATGTGAGATTTTAGTTCGGGACTGTATTGGTAGTTTATTAATTCAGCTTTCGTTGAAAGATTTTAAAGAAGTCGAAG ACGAATTAAACAGAGGCGTCTGTTGGTATCTGACATGTGATAGGTACTGGGAAGATACGCAAAGCGACATACGCAGTTTCCCTTGGGGTTTGCTCTGTATGATCATAATGGTTCTGTCTCTTGGAATCTGCATGTGTTACTACATTATTTGGGTACTTTTCGA tacCGATGACGTCAGCATTGCCAGTGCTAGCATGACTGATAGATCGACGCCGTCCCCGGCGCATGTTCACAGGCAGGAGCCGCAACAATCCGCGGATGGTCATCAGATTTACACCGAAGACTATTATCTCGCTCCAGATAAAGATAACGAATACATATACGTAACCTATCCACCTGACTTGAAACGAAGGCTTTTAGAGAG CTGCTACAATCGAACTACCCGCTTGTGA
- the mRpL10 gene encoding large ribosomal subunit protein uL10m, producing the protein MALATRGVLLERLFPLIQAKRFRGKINIQRPKPVHFERARYVALTQPYFLNPNKDKKPIELCNKYEDKMIEEVDNPFQRIIAEELRNRFNESRLVAFYHVNPMKSDQQFKAQIMFKKENMYFRTYGKKTLKLALENTKYESVLDFYVSQNVTVFSPEPEIKKLLKLTKKFPQLVLLAAIFEGKFINKDEIMELNLIPNLQEAQATLVQTLNSAGSTLTQQLNSHQNTLVSQLQERIKQLEEEK; encoded by the exons ATGGCTTTAGCCACACGAGGGG TTCTTTTGGAACGTCTTTTCCCATTGATTCAAGCGAAACGTTTTAgaggaaaaataaatattcagcGACCAAAACCAGTTCATTTTGAAAGAGCGAGATATGTAGCGTTAACGCAGCCATACTTTTTAAACCCTAATAAAGATAAGAAACCTATAGAGCTGTGTAATAAATATGAAGATAAAATGATTGAAGAAGTTGATAATCCATTTCAAAGAATAATAGCTGAAGAACTAAGAAATCGGTTTAATGAATCGCGACTTGTTGCCTTTTATCATGTGAATCCAATGAAATCAGATCAGCAATTCAAAGCACAAATTATGTTTAAGAAAGAGAACATGTACTTTAGGACTTAtggaaaaaaaacattaaagttGGCATTAgaaaatactaaatatgaGTCAGTTTTAGATTTTTATGTTTCACAAAATGTAACAGTATTTAGCCCTGAAccagaaattaaaaagttattgAAACTTACAAAAAAGTTCCCACAGTTGGTTTTGTTAG ctGCCATTTTTGAGggtaaatttatcaataaagatgaaataatggaattaaatttaattccaaaTTTGCAAGAAGCCCAGGCAACTTTGGTGCAAACTTTAAACAGTGCAGGAAGCACATTAACACAACAATTGAACTCTCATCAAAACACACTAGTTTCACAGCTGCAAGAACGAATAAAACAATTAGAAGAagagaaataa
- the LOC138131562 gene encoding uncharacterized protein isoform X3: protein MKSNYFNVQISCPRDNARIVRKIIQSKWIPILEKYKVTLPIECPFHPTRDIFGPQQAAKQQHRPSQWTCGLCGKSFFEEKYLDMHFDNRHKGYINMAEDAVCLADYCDIMRCDVLITQDPKTVYPDTVNTDIEIWREASSYTKALTTSGPREVAKYTFKDGVYPHLQKTSKTSTKPSKHCQKNEAPEAPNTNEERHSTGDEDKLQNSSNNMCQNDLVDSALPAPDNRQQRIAELQKLKANCKPEELQKIKTKCEILVRDCIGSLLIQLSLKDFKEVEDELNRGVCWYLTCDRYWEDTQSDIRSFPWGLLCMIIMVLSLGICMCYYIIWVLFDTDDVSIASASMTDRSTPSPAHVHRQEPQQSADGHQIYTEDYYLAPDKDNEYIYVTYPPDLKRRLLESCYNRTTRL, encoded by the exons ATGAAGTCCAATTATTTCAACGTGCAG ATATCCTGTCCAAGAGATAATGCGAGGATtgtgagaaaaataatacaaagtAAATGGATTCCGATTTTGGAAAAGTACAAAGTCACTTTGCCTATAGAGTGTCCATTCCATCCGACTCGCGATATTTTTGGACCTCAGCAAGCAGCTAAACAGCAACATAGGCCCTCGCAATGGACATGTGGTCTTTGTGGCAAATCTTTTTTTGAAGAGAAATATTTGGACATGCATTTTGACAATCGTCATAAAGGATATATTAATATG GCCGAAGATGCCGTGTGCCTTGCGGACTACTGCGACATTATGAGATGTGACGTTTTAATAACGCAAGATCCCAAAACTGTGTATCCCGATACCGTTAATACAGATATAGAAATCTGGCGTGAAGCTTCGTCCTATACCAAAGCCCTGACCACGTCCGGTCCAAGAGAAGTTGCTAAATACACTTTTAAAGATGGAGTTTATCCTCATCTGCAGAAAACATCTAAAACTTCAACGAAACCGTCGAAACATTGCCAGAAAAATGAAGCACCAGAAGCGCCTAACACCAATG AAGAGCGCCATTCAACTGGCGATGAAGACAAGTTGCAAAATAGTTCTAACAATATGTGCCAGAACGATCTTGTGGATTCCGCGCTACCTGCACCAGACAACCGTCAGCAGAGAATTGCGGAACTCCAGAAACTTAAAGCCAATTGCAAGCCTGAAGAACTACAGAAGATTAAAACGAAATGTGAGATTTTAGTTCGGGACTGTATTGGTAGTTTATTAATTCAGCTTTCGTTGAAAGATTTTAAAGAAGTCGAAG ACGAATTAAACAGAGGCGTCTGTTGGTATCTGACATGTGATAGGTACTGGGAAGATACGCAAAGCGACATACGCAGTTTCCCTTGGGGTTTGCTCTGTATGATCATAATGGTTCTGTCTCTTGGAATCTGCATGTGTTACTACATTATTTGGGTACTTTTCGA tacCGATGACGTCAGCATTGCCAGTGCTAGCATGACTGATAGATCGACGCCGTCCCCGGCGCATGTTCACAGGCAGGAGCCGCAACAATCCGCGGATGGTCATCAGATTTACACCGAAGACTATTATCTCGCTCCAGATAAAGATAACGAATACATATACGTAACCTATCCACCTGACTTGAAACGAAGGCTTTTAGAGAG CTGCTACAATCGAACTACCCGCTTGTGA